From the genome of Elusimicrobiota bacterium, one region includes:
- a CDS encoding N-acetylneuraminate synthase family protein, with protein MTTLTIGKRSIGPGHPAFIIAEIGSNHDQKLDQAKKLIEAAAAAGADAVKFQLFKADALYPKDSPVHAILKSIELSRDWLASLARHAAERGVECFASPFDLPAVDALETAGASAYKVASSEVTNLPLVKYMASKKKPVLLSTGMCDLADVYEAVEVIRSEGNEQILIFQCTSLYPLENRHIHLRAMQTLASTFQCPVGLSDHTLGTLMPSVAVAMGACSIEKHLTLSRKLKGPDHGYALEPEDFKRMISQIREVEEALGSPKKTLLAEEAVHARRESLHAARALSAGSILEPCDIVVQRPAGGIRPRYLPAVLGARLKKSLAKGDTLSWEVLEIPTAGPAWRA; from the coding sequence GTGACGACACTAACGATCGGGAAACGGAGTATCGGACCGGGCCATCCGGCGTTTATCATCGCGGAAATCGGCTCCAATCACGATCAAAAACTCGATCAGGCGAAGAAACTGATCGAGGCGGCCGCCGCCGCAGGCGCGGACGCGGTCAAGTTCCAGCTTTTTAAGGCGGATGCGCTTTATCCGAAGGATTCCCCGGTGCACGCGATTCTGAAAAGCATCGAACTTTCACGCGATTGGCTGGCGTCTCTGGCGCGCCACGCGGCCGAGCGCGGGGTGGAGTGTTTCGCAAGCCCCTTTGACCTTCCCGCAGTCGACGCGCTGGAAACGGCTGGGGCCAGCGCCTACAAAGTCGCCTCTTCGGAAGTCACGAACCTTCCGCTTGTGAAATACATGGCCTCAAAAAAGAAACCGGTCCTCCTTTCCACCGGCATGTGTGACCTGGCGGACGTCTACGAAGCCGTGGAGGTCATCCGTTCCGAAGGAAACGAGCAGATCTTGATTTTCCAATGTACTTCCTTATATCCGCTGGAAAACCGGCATATTCACCTGCGCGCCATGCAGACTCTCGCGTCAACCTTTCAATGCCCGGTGGGGCTCTCGGACCATACCCTGGGGACACTGATGCCTTCCGTAGCCGTTGCCATGGGCGCCTGCTCGATCGAGAAGCACCTCACCTTAAGCCGAAAGCTCAAGGGGCCGGATCATGGCTACGCACTTGAGCCCGAAGATTTTAAACGCATGATTTCACAAATCCGTGAGGTGGAAGAAGCATTGGGATCTCCCAAGAAGACGCTCCTGGCCGAAGAGGCGGTGCATGCTCGCCGGGAAAGCCTGCATGCCGCAAGGGCGCTTTCCGCGGGCAGCATCTTAGAACCTTGCGATATCGTGGTCCAGCGTCCCGCCGGAGGCATTCGTCCGCGGTATCTCCCGGCAGTCCTGGGTGCGCGGCTGAAAAAATCTTTGGCCAAAGGGGATACTCTGAGCTGGGAAGTCTTGGAAATCCCGACGGCTGGACCGGCCTGGAGGGCCTGA
- a CDS encoding class I SAM-dependent methyltransferase produces MATAETKKSAKTGIASNAVAGADRWQMFYGRGSGNVSPDENLIRLVKGKYADIPRSGRMIDVGFGRGANMILFAQNGFEAHGLEVSEASVQAAKDLEPLAGVTLEVGLLSGTRLPYPDGFFDIVLSWNAVYYYGSRTLVREALADFHRVLRPGGVLLMSLIHPNSFMVHRFSADQGDGAHKIDRASEHDTREGLTIFYDGTSSGWRRLLSPFADVEEGYAECDLFAPDRRDAWRLFLARKG; encoded by the coding sequence ATGGCTACCGCAGAAACCAAGAAATCGGCGAAAACCGGAATCGCATCCAACGCGGTGGCAGGAGCAGACCGATGGCAGATGTTTTACGGCCGCGGATCGGGAAATGTTTCGCCTGACGAGAATCTCATCCGGCTGGTAAAGGGGAAATACGCGGACATACCCCGTTCCGGCCGCATGATCGACGTGGGTTTTGGACGGGGCGCGAACATGATCCTTTTTGCGCAGAACGGCTTTGAAGCGCACGGCCTGGAGGTCAGCGAGGCCTCCGTCCAGGCGGCCAAGGACCTCGAACCTCTCGCGGGGGTGACGCTTGAGGTGGGACTTCTTTCCGGCACCCGGCTGCCGTATCCGGACGGCTTCTTTGATATCGTGCTTTCCTGGAATGCCGTCTATTACTACGGGAGCCGCACGCTGGTCCGCGAAGCCCTGGCTGATTTCCACCGGGTGTTGCGTCCGGGGGGCGTGCTGCTGATGTCCTTGATCCACCCGAACAGCTTTATGGTCCACCGATTTTCGGCGGACCAGGGAGACGGCGCTCACAAGATCGACCGCGCGTCGGAACATGATACGAGAGAGGGGTTGACCATCTTCTACGACGGAACCTCTTCCGGTTGGCGCCGGCTGCTGTCGCCCTTTGCCGACGTCGAAGAAGGCTATGCGGAATGTGATTTGTTCGCCCCGGATCGCCGGGACGCCTGGCGTCTTTTTCTGGCGCGCAAGGGCTGA
- a CDS encoding aminotransferase class III-fold pyridoxal phosphate-dependent enzyme, with protein sequence MSERYQQSEAMLERALKTIPLGSQTFSKSKTQYPHGVSPFFMTRAKGSHVWDADGNEYIDFSCSLAAVTLGYTDPDVVAAVRSQLKKGVIFPLPHPLEVEVAEQIVEMVPCAEMVRFGKNGSDATAGAIRVARAYTRRDHVAVCGYHGWQDWYIGSTTRNLGVPKSTQEMTHPFVYNDLASLEKIFHEHPGQMAAVIMEPIGAEAPRDHFLEKVRDLTHQNGALLIFDETITGFRLSNGGAQELLGVTPDMATFGKGLANGYPLSAVAGRREIMRLMEEVFFSFTFGGEALSLAAANATLKKLRTHNVIATLNRRGQKVFDGIRMLINRHDLASTLTIAGQPSWNFLLFKDASGYTSWQLKSYFQQEVYARGILTIGSHSLCYAHTDRDVKKLLQVYDVVFGLLAKACREQNLHALLKCKPLEPLFKIR encoded by the coding sequence ATGTCTGAACGATACCAGCAATCAGAAGCCATGCTGGAGCGGGCGCTCAAAACCATTCCGCTCGGCTCGCAGACCTTCAGCAAAAGTAAGACTCAGTATCCTCATGGTGTCTCGCCTTTTTTCATGACCCGCGCCAAAGGATCCCACGTCTGGGACGCTGACGGAAATGAATACATCGATTTCAGCTGTTCGTTGGCGGCTGTTACTCTCGGCTACACGGATCCCGATGTGGTCGCAGCGGTCCGGAGCCAGCTGAAGAAAGGCGTGATCTTCCCATTACCCCATCCGCTGGAAGTCGAGGTGGCGGAACAGATCGTTGAAATGGTCCCGTGCGCTGAAATGGTCCGCTTCGGCAAGAACGGCTCGGATGCGACCGCCGGCGCCATTCGAGTAGCCCGGGCCTATACCCGGCGCGATCATGTCGCCGTATGCGGTTATCACGGATGGCAGGATTGGTATATCGGGTCTACAACGAGGAACTTAGGGGTTCCAAAATCAACGCAGGAAATGACTCATCCCTTTGTTTACAACGACCTCGCCTCCCTTGAAAAGATTTTTCACGAGCATCCGGGGCAAATGGCAGCGGTGATCATGGAACCGATAGGGGCCGAGGCACCGCGCGATCATTTCCTCGAAAAAGTCCGGGACCTCACGCACCAGAACGGAGCGCTTCTGATTTTTGATGAAACAATTACGGGTTTTCGGTTATCAAATGGCGGGGCCCAGGAACTCCTCGGGGTCACGCCGGACATGGCGACCTTCGGTAAAGGCCTGGCCAACGGTTATCCATTATCAGCCGTAGCCGGACGCCGGGAGATCATGCGATTGATGGAAGAAGTGTTTTTCTCGTTTACGTTCGGCGGAGAGGCGCTCTCCCTGGCCGCGGCCAATGCCACACTTAAGAAGTTGCGAACGCACAACGTGATCGCAACCCTCAACCGCCGGGGGCAGAAAGTCTTTGACGGGATCCGGATGTTGATTAATCGCCATGACCTCGCATCCACTTTGACGATCGCGGGACAGCCGAGCTGGAATTTTCTCCTGTTCAAGGATGCCTCCGGCTACACCTCGTGGCAGTTGAAATCGTATTTCCAGCAGGAAGTCTATGCCAGGGGCATTCTCACGATCGGCAGTCACAGCCTGTGTTATGCGCACACCGACCGGGACGTGAAGAAGCTTCTGCAGGTTTACGACGTAGTATTCGGACTGCTCGCCAAGGCCTGCCGCGAGCAAAATCTGCATGCCCTTTTGAAGTGCAAGCCGCTCGAGCCCCTGTTTAAAATTCGCTGA
- a CDS encoding aldo/keto reductase → MNLGLGTVQFGMTYGISNQTGRVSEREAAEILELAARESVSVIDTAPTYGECEALLGRLLPQNHGFRIATKTAPIQSKTIIPMNIRHVRDTFSKSLENLQQSQIDCLLVHHSDELLRPGGELLVDLLQDLTRQNLVKHIGISVYTAEQIDRCLAIFKPGVVQAPINVLDQRLIRSGHLAKLKSMGIEIMARSAFLQGLLLMDFERMTPYFHKASEAIQRFRGQLARAGASSIEGALHFLKKQADVGTVLVGVAGTDEFRQIVAAWKAERDLPMDLSEFAVDDEAILNPSRWP, encoded by the coding sequence GTGAATCTCGGACTGGGCACCGTCCAATTCGGCATGACCTACGGAATCTCCAACCAGACGGGACGGGTTTCGGAAAGGGAGGCGGCGGAGATCCTTGAGCTGGCAGCTCGAGAGTCGGTCAGTGTTATTGACACAGCGCCCACCTACGGCGAATGCGAAGCCCTCCTCGGACGGCTTTTGCCTCAAAACCACGGCTTCCGGATTGCGACCAAGACGGCCCCGATCCAGAGTAAGACCATAATACCCATGAACATCCGTCACGTACGAGACACCTTTTCCAAATCCCTCGAAAACCTCCAGCAATCACAGATTGACTGCCTCTTGGTTCACCATTCGGATGAGTTACTCCGCCCCGGCGGGGAATTGCTCGTGGACTTGCTTCAGGACTTGACTCGCCAGAACCTCGTTAAGCACATCGGAATTTCCGTCTACACCGCGGAGCAGATTGACCGTTGCCTGGCGATTTTTAAACCCGGGGTTGTCCAGGCGCCCATTAACGTTCTCGATCAGCGGCTGATCCGGAGCGGGCATCTGGCCAAGCTCAAATCCATGGGGATCGAGATCATGGCCCGTTCCGCCTTTCTGCAGGGACTTTTACTGATGGATTTTGAGCGGATGACTCCGTACTTCCACAAAGCATCGGAGGCGATCCAACGGTTTCGCGGCCAGTTGGCCCGGGCGGGCGCCTCTTCCATCGAGGGAGCCCTGCATTTTCTCAAAAAACAGGCCGACGTGGGGACCGTCCTGGTCGGAGTGGCCGGCACCGACGAATTCCGCCAGATCGTGGCCGCCTGGAAAGCGGAGCGCGATTTGCCGATGGACCTGTCGGAATTTGCTGTCGACGATGAGGCCATTTTGAACCCGTCGCGCTGGCCGTAG
- the pseC gene encoding UDP-4-amino-4,6-dideoxy-N-acetyl-beta-L-altrosamine transaminase: MDNRTRTRSIPYGQHSLDDDDIAAVVEVLRHSPLTQGPKITQFEEAVCRFTGARHAVAVSSGTAALHLACLAVELGPGGRLVTSPITFAASANCALYTGAAPAFADINGKTLNMDPQGLADVCARWKKVDVIIPVHYAGLPCDMPAIRAVAERHHAILIEDGAHALGATYPHGGRVGNCSLSAMTIFSFHPVKMIAAGEGGMITTNDTGLYRRLMRLRSHGINKLDDPVMNTARANTDGQPNPWYYEMQELGFNYRITDIQAALALSQLKRIDLFLARRREIAETYDAALNNLPGITLPQRAGRAYSAHHLYPVRIDFKKLKTTRCVLMEKLRKHGIGTQVHYIPVYSHPYYKRFGIHPEDFPQSESYYAEALSLPIFFSLTPDEQHHIITTLKGLLP; this comes from the coding sequence TTGGACAATCGAACGCGGACTCGCTCCATTCCCTACGGACAGCACAGCCTCGATGACGACGATATTGCGGCCGTTGTCGAGGTGCTACGTCACAGCCCCCTGACCCAGGGACCCAAGATCACCCAATTTGAAGAGGCGGTCTGCCGGTTCACCGGCGCCCGTCATGCGGTGGCGGTCTCCAGCGGAACCGCTGCGTTGCATCTGGCCTGCTTGGCTGTGGAATTGGGTCCGGGAGGGAGACTGGTGACCTCTCCGATTACCTTTGCCGCGAGTGCCAACTGCGCTCTTTACACAGGAGCGGCCCCCGCCTTCGCCGATATCAACGGCAAGACCCTGAACATGGATCCTCAGGGATTGGCAGACGTTTGCGCCCGGTGGAAGAAAGTCGATGTCATTATCCCCGTTCATTATGCGGGCCTTCCCTGCGACATGCCGGCGATCCGGGCTGTCGCCGAACGCCATCACGCGATCCTCATCGAAGACGGCGCCCACGCGCTGGGGGCCACTTATCCGCACGGCGGCCGGGTCGGCAACTGCTCTTTATCGGCCATGACCATTTTCTCGTTTCATCCCGTCAAGATGATTGCCGCGGGAGAAGGCGGAATGATCACGACAAACGACACCGGACTGTACCGGCGGCTGATGAGACTGCGCAGCCACGGCATTAACAAGTTGGACGATCCCGTGATGAATACGGCGCGGGCGAACACGGATGGACAGCCCAATCCCTGGTATTACGAGATGCAGGAGTTAGGATTTAATTACCGCATCACCGACATCCAGGCGGCCCTGGCCCTCTCCCAGCTCAAACGAATCGATCTGTTCCTCGCACGCCGCCGTGAGATTGCCGAGACATACGACGCCGCTCTGAACAATCTGCCCGGCATTACCTTGCCGCAACGCGCCGGACGCGCGTACAGCGCCCATCATCTGTATCCGGTCCGCATTGATTTCAAGAAACTGAAAACGACACGGTGCGTCCTGATGGAAAAACTCCGGAAACACGGCATTGGAACCCAGGTTCATTACATCCCGGTCTACTCCCATCCGTATTACAAACGGTTTGGCATCCATCCGGAGGATTTTCCGCAGAGTGAGTCCTATTACGCCGAGGCGCTGAGCCTGCCGATCTTTTTCAGCCTGACTCCCGACGAACAGCACCATATCATCACGACCCTGAAAGGACTCCTGCCGTGA
- the pseB gene encoding UDP-N-acetylglucosamine 4,6-dehydratase (inverting), whose translation MNWSEQIIVLTGGTGSFGKKFVEIMLRDYHPKAIRIFSRDELKQYEMHKQFDHPSLRYFIGDVRDAQRVHRALDGATMLIHAAALKHVPVCEYNPFEAVKTNILGAENLLEAALEHRIARTICLSTDKAVNPTNLYGATKLCMERIFMAANSYAGTHQTRFSCVRYGNVVGSRGSVIPFFLKQRDSGRLTLTDRRMTRFWITLEQGVRLVIQAAETMHGGEIYVPKIPSMRITDLARVISPDCEIKEIGIRPGEKIHEVLLTEDEARHALEFDDKFIIEPEFHWWNFENWKGGKRLPDGFRYTSENNTVWLKNKELLDMVEEVAQQMRLPVREGIS comes from the coding sequence ATGAATTGGTCTGAACAGATTATCGTCTTAACGGGCGGCACCGGCTCTTTCGGAAAGAAATTTGTCGAAATCATGCTGCGCGATTACCACCCGAAAGCCATCCGCATTTTCAGCCGCGATGAATTGAAGCAATATGAGATGCACAAACAGTTTGATCATCCCTCCCTGCGCTATTTTATCGGGGACGTACGGGACGCCCAGCGCGTTCACCGGGCGCTGGACGGCGCGACGATGCTGATTCACGCCGCCGCCTTAAAGCACGTGCCGGTTTGTGAATACAACCCTTTTGAGGCCGTGAAGACGAACATTCTCGGGGCGGAAAACCTTCTCGAGGCCGCGCTCGAACACCGCATCGCCCGTACGATTTGTCTGAGTACCGACAAGGCGGTCAACCCCACCAACCTCTACGGAGCCACCAAGCTCTGCATGGAGCGCATTTTCATGGCCGCCAATTCCTATGCCGGGACGCATCAAACCCGTTTTTCGTGCGTCCGCTACGGAAACGTCGTCGGGAGCCGGGGCAGCGTCATCCCTTTCTTTCTGAAACAACGGGACAGCGGCCGGCTGACCCTCACCGACCGCCGCATGACCCGCTTCTGGATTACGCTCGAGCAGGGCGTTCGTCTCGTTATCCAGGCAGCCGAAACGATGCATGGCGGGGAAATCTACGTTCCGAAGATCCCCAGCATGCGCATTACCGATCTGGCCCGGGTCATCAGCCCGGATTGCGAAATCAAGGAGATCGGCATCCGTCCCGGCGAAAAGATCCACGAGGTCCTTCTCACGGAAGACGAAGCCCGTCATGCCCTGGAATTCGACGACAAATTCATTATTGAACCTGAATTTCACTGGTGGAACTTCGAGAACTGGAAAGGCGGTAAGCGGCTTCCCGACGGCTTCCGCTACACGAGCGAAAACAACACGGTCTGGCTGAAAAACAAGGAACTCCTGGACATGGTCGAGGAAGTAGCCCAGCAGATGCGGCTCCCGGTCCGGGAAGGTATTTCTTAA
- a CDS encoding winged helix-turn-helix transcriptional regulator, whose protein sequence is MPTPRRHAIDSYDIRVLNILAESGQLSQRELAERVGLSLGMINLLLRRLTLTGYIKIVNLDRRKMRYLLTRKGLLEKTNRSYQYLLRTLVTYRQIYDRLEAFIKEQIQQGKDRFIVNGSGEVAEMVKFVLRNHEDRVRFDVAGPNNRRLTPPGAVVLHCDLNNQPIEGISVLEAVLKQSSYKPNVKGESHELV, encoded by the coding sequence ATGCCAACCCCTAGGCGCCACGCCATCGATTCGTACGATATCCGCGTCCTGAACATCCTGGCGGAGTCCGGCCAGCTCTCCCAGCGCGAGCTCGCGGAGCGCGTCGGGTTATCGCTGGGAATGATCAACCTGCTTTTGCGCCGTCTGACCCTCACGGGCTATATCAAAATCGTCAATCTCGACCGGCGCAAAATGCGGTACCTGCTGACACGGAAGGGACTCCTCGAGAAGACCAACCGCTCCTACCAGTACCTGCTCCGGACCCTGGTGACCTACCGGCAGATCTATGATCGTCTTGAAGCGTTTATTAAGGAACAGATTCAGCAGGGCAAAGACCGTTTTATCGTCAATGGATCCGGCGAAGTGGCCGAAATGGTCAAATTCGTCCTGCGAAACCATGAAGATCGTGTCCGGTTCGACGTGGCCGGTCCCAACAACCGGAGGCTCACACCGCCAGGCGCCGTCGTCCTGCACTGCGACCTGAACAATCAGCCGATCGAGGGCATCTCGGTGCTTGAAGCCGTACTCAAACAATCGTCCTACAAACCCAACGTCAAGGGAGAATCGCATGAATTGGTCTGA
- the pseF gene encoding pseudaminic acid cytidylyltransferase, translated as MRIAIIPARGGSKRLPRKNIMDFFGHPMIGYPLRSAQESGLFDKIHVSTDDPEICGVAERLGVKPDFMRPKELADDQTPLMPVLRYVLAEYERRGQAYATICLLMPCAPLIEAVDLKAAHAIFCQHDPRRPLLAVSTYPAPIEWAYERAADGRLAPVQPGLYAVRSQDLSHKYYDSGTFCFFDRSHILAETPACDKDFVSYVLPRSKAVDVDDADDLEMAKALFLARKAAASSKPPR; from the coding sequence ATGAGAATCGCGATCATCCCGGCGCGCGGCGGAAGCAAACGCCTCCCGAGGAAAAACATCATGGACTTCTTCGGCCACCCCATGATCGGCTACCCGCTTCGCTCCGCCCAGGAGAGCGGCCTGTTCGATAAGATTCACGTGTCCACGGATGATCCGGAGATCTGCGGGGTCGCGGAACGTCTGGGCGTGAAACCCGATTTCATGCGCCCGAAGGAACTGGCCGATGACCAAACCCCCTTGATGCCCGTGCTCCGCTATGTCCTGGCCGAATATGAACGGCGGGGCCAGGCGTACGCCACCATCTGCCTCCTGATGCCCTGCGCTCCGCTCATCGAGGCGGTTGATCTCAAAGCCGCTCACGCCATTTTCTGCCAGCACGACCCCCGCAGGCCGTTGCTGGCGGTCTCCACGTATCCCGCGCCGATTGAATGGGCGTATGAACGTGCCGCAGACGGGCGCCTGGCCCCGGTCCAGCCCGGCCTGTATGCCGTTCGATCGCAGGATCTCAGCCACAAGTATTACGATTCCGGGACGTTTTGTTTTTTCGACCGTTCGCATATCCTGGCCGAGACGCCCGCCTGTGACAAAGATTTTGTTTCCTACGTTCTTCCAAGGTCCAAGGCGGTTGATGTCGATGACGCGGACGATCTTGAAATGGCCAAGGCCCTTTTCCTGGCCCGGAAGGCCGCGGCATCGTCCAAACCGCCCCGCTAA
- a CDS encoding class I SAM-dependent methyltransferase, translating to MEPASCAHCGEAPARRVFDKSGFGIWQCGRCGMRFVSPRLKPASLNALYSEPRYFKSDNSTRHGYVDYFSDRPNITATFERRFFWMERWAASGARRKLLDIGCAAGFAVEHALKQGWDAYGLEPSRYAAEVARQSLGDRVRCGTIDDGLFPDGSFQTVLLWDVIEHLPHPRKALEQIHALLEPEGLLSVITPDFRSPLARVMGRFWMEYAKPAEHIYFYSLKVLEAALRECGFDVVAASTAGKYVGLDFLLERLSAVLPPARRLRQTVAQNRLSKLRVYIDPGDKVFLLARKRPTP from the coding sequence ATGGAGCCGGCTTCATGCGCTCACTGCGGCGAGGCTCCGGCGCGCCGCGTCTTTGATAAAAGTGGATTTGGCATCTGGCAATGCGGCCGCTGCGGGATGCGCTTTGTTTCTCCACGCTTAAAACCGGCCTCGCTGAACGCGCTCTACTCCGAACCCCGTTATTTCAAGAGTGATAATTCCACCCGTCACGGTTACGTCGACTACTTTTCAGACCGCCCGAATATCACCGCCACCTTTGAACGACGTTTTTTCTGGATGGAGCGCTGGGCCGCTTCCGGGGCGCGCCGGAAGCTGTTGGATATCGGCTGTGCCGCCGGCTTTGCCGTGGAACACGCGCTGAAACAGGGATGGGATGCCTATGGCCTTGAGCCCTCGCGTTATGCCGCGGAGGTTGCCCGCCAATCCCTTGGAGACCGGGTGCGCTGCGGGACGATCGATGACGGCCTCTTTCCGGACGGTTCATTCCAAACCGTCCTTCTTTGGGACGTCATCGAGCATCTTCCGCATCCCCGCAAGGCCCTGGAACAGATCCATGCGCTGCTGGAGCCCGAGGGGTTGCTCTCCGTCATCACCCCTGATTTCAGGAGCCCTTTGGCCAGGGTCATGGGGCGGTTCTGGATGGAATACGCCAAACCCGCGGAACACATTTATTTCTATTCGCTAAAAGTGCTGGAGGCGGCCTTGCGGGAGTGCGGCTTCGACGTCGTTGCAGCGTCTACCGCGGGCAAATATGTCGGGCTGGATTTTCTATTGGAGCGCTTGAGCGCCGTTCTTCCACCGGCCCGGAGGCTGCGCCAGACTGTCGCGCAAAACCGGCTCTCCAAACTTCGGGTCTATATCGATCCCGGGGATAAAGTGTTCCTTCTGGCCCGCAAGCGGCCAACCCCCTGA
- a CDS encoding glycosyltransferase family 2 protein has product MFTTLSAAPAPLPALDDSEIPRVKTSRVSIIIPVYNEFCHLAHVLDRVLAAPLAPGLERELVIVDDGSSDGTTELLRALNHPEIKTLHCPKNTGKGSAIRLGLQHVTGDVVVIQDGDTEYNPAEIRSLVDPIIEGRALVVYGSRFLGHAEGMLWPYRLVNKLLVLAVRLIYGVRITDEATAYKAFHRGVIQNIPLNCRRFEFCPEVTAKVIRLGIPIHEVPISYGARTVAEGKKVRFSDAVMAFWTLLRYRWWR; this is encoded by the coding sequence GTGTTTACAACTCTGAGTGCCGCCCCTGCTCCGCTGCCGGCTCTTGACGATAGTGAAATCCCACGAGTGAAAACCAGCCGGGTTTCCATTATCATTCCGGTTTATAACGAGTTTTGCCATCTCGCGCATGTGCTGGACAGGGTGCTGGCGGCGCCGCTGGCCCCCGGGCTGGAACGGGAGCTTGTGATCGTCGATGATGGTTCCTCGGACGGAACGACTGAATTGCTTCGAGCCCTGAACCACCCCGAGATTAAGACGCTCCATTGCCCGAAAAACACCGGCAAAGGCTCCGCCATTCGACTGGGGCTCCAACATGTTACAGGAGACGTGGTCGTCATCCAGGACGGCGACACGGAATACAACCCGGCGGAGATCCGGTCTCTTGTCGACCCGATCATTGAGGGGCGGGCGCTCGTCGTCTATGGTTCACGCTTTCTGGGGCACGCCGAAGGGATGCTCTGGCCCTACCGGCTCGTCAATAAACTTTTGGTCCTAGCCGTTCGCCTGATCTACGGAGTGCGGATCACCGATGAAGCAACCGCCTACAAAGCCTTCCACCGCGGGGTCATCCAAAATATTCCCCTCAATTGCCGGCGCTTTGAATTCTGTCCCGAAGTGACCGCCAAAGTGATCCGCCTCGGCATTCCCATCCATGAAGTTCCCATCAGCTACGGTGCCCGGACGGTGGCCGAGGGGAAGAAAGTGCGCTTCTCGGACGCGGTGATGGCGTTCTGGACACTCCTCCGTTATCGATGGTGGCGATGA
- a CDS encoding GDP-L-fucose synthase: MPAKNLSPFWKNQHVIVTGGAGFLGSFVVEQLQALGCPDITVPRSRDIDLRQAPVIEALLQKTKPTMIIHLAAVCGGIGANQAEPGRFFYDNAIMGIQLMEQARRYAVQKYVQVGTVCAYPKFTPVPFKETDLWNGYPEETNAPYGLAKKMLLVQAQAYRQQYGFNAIYLLPANLYGPRDNFDLQTSHVIPALIRKCLEAVQNKQDVLEVWGSGKPSREFLYVEDAAEAILLAAERYNGADPVNIGVGQEVTIQELVNTVASLAGYKGKIVWNTRKPDGQPRRMLDTSQAHKAFGFQARTSLQDGLKKTIDWYLAASGK; encoded by the coding sequence ATGCCCGCTAAAAACCTCTCGCCTTTCTGGAAGAACCAGCATGTCATTGTCACCGGCGGGGCCGGATTCCTCGGATCCTTTGTCGTCGAGCAACTCCAGGCGCTGGGATGTCCCGACATCACCGTGCCTCGCAGCCGGGACATCGACCTCCGGCAGGCTCCCGTCATCGAAGCCCTTCTTCAAAAAACAAAACCGACGATGATCATTCATCTGGCCGCGGTCTGCGGCGGCATCGGCGCCAATCAGGCCGAGCCCGGACGTTTTTTCTACGACAACGCCATCATGGGCATTCAACTCATGGAACAGGCCAGGCGTTATGCGGTCCAAAAGTACGTCCAGGTCGGGACCGTTTGCGCCTATCCAAAATTTACACCGGTTCCCTTTAAAGAAACGGATCTCTGGAACGGCTATCCGGAAGAGACGAATGCGCCTTATGGCCTGGCCAAGAAAATGCTCCTCGTTCAGGCACAGGCCTACCGCCAGCAATACGGGTTTAACGCTATTTATCTGCTCCCGGCCAACCTCTACGGGCCCCGCGACAATTTTGACCTGCAGACCAGCCATGTCATTCCGGCCCTGATCCGGAAATGTCTCGAAGCCGTTCAGAACAAACAAGACGTCCTGGAGGTGTGGGGCAGCGGCAAACCCTCGCGAGAATTTCTCTACGTCGAAGACGCGGCGGAAGCCATCCTCCTGGCCGCCGAACGCTATAACGGCGCGGATCCGGTCAACATCGGCGTCGGCCAGGAGGTGACGATCCAGGAACTTGTCAACACGGTCGCCTCCCTCGCCGGATACAAGGGTAAAATCGTCTGGAACACCCGCAAGCCTGACGGCCAGCCCCGGCGCATGTTAGACACGTCCCAGGCGCACAAGGCATTTGGCTTCCAGGCCAGGACTTCCCTGCAGGACGGCTTAAAAAAAACGATCGACTGGTATCTGGCTGCATCGGGAAAATAA